A window from Variovorax sp. PBL-E5 encodes these proteins:
- a CDS encoding Zn-ribbon domain-containing OB-fold protein, translating to MSTEIPVRKIPAPLVNPEAQPFFDAAAEGRLVYKHCDACGQAHHPPRGICPHCHSDRTAWKSSAGLGSVYSASLLRKGVPVPYCVAYVTLDEGVTLMSDLSGFGDSTPPVGTRVKVCFVEADGGVRVPMFGPAEAS from the coding sequence ATGAGCACCGAGATCCCTGTCCGAAAGATTCCAGCGCCGCTGGTCAATCCGGAGGCCCAGCCCTTTTTCGATGCGGCGGCCGAAGGCCGTCTCGTCTACAAGCACTGCGACGCCTGCGGCCAGGCGCACCATCCGCCGCGCGGGATCTGCCCGCACTGCCATTCGGACCGCACGGCGTGGAAGTCTTCCGCCGGCCTGGGTTCGGTGTACAGCGCCAGCCTGCTGCGCAAGGGCGTGCCCGTTCCGTATTGCGTGGCCTACGTGACCTTGGACGAAGGCGTCACGCTGATGAGCGACCTCTCGGGCTTCGGCGATTCGACGCCGCCCGTCGGCACGCGCGTGAAGGTCTGTTTCGTCGAGGCCGATGGCGGCGTCAGGGTGCCGATGTTCGGCCCGGCGGAGGCTTCGTGA